From Microbacterium croceum, a single genomic window includes:
- a CDS encoding ABC transporter substrate-binding protein: protein MRTRTYALPLLLAVALGATACSGPASSDEGFAKNGAFAVAINSDPGDLNPLTTNIVNAQIVGAYSYDSLLFVDPETVKPEAYLAESWTESPTEVTYTLRDDITCADGTPFTAETAAANLNWILDPANESPRRESVVPSDATITAEGNTLTVTTTSPRPFMLYDLGSQQMVCDAGLADPTSLSAGSNGTGLFQIDDVVAGDSITLTRRDGYEWGPKDTTSTTEGVPKTVTIKIVPSPSTAANLLRSGGLNAAVVSGKDEERLGELTSMSSPTISGMIIYNHNAEMPTADADVRRALTQAIDLDTLTDILTEGKGERAKSLLGEEPSLCSYDSIDGTLPTYDPEAATAALAGVKGAEITLIYDNSTASRSAAAEYVATQWEDAGVKVTLDGGDENYVLANTFAAEDPTKWTASLGLILQSGTPAIFPQYLSGPVPPDGTNFAGIQNEAYVEAATAAADLAGEEACNTWRDAEAALFDAADLVPVSMTPFKMYFSGAESIIRPVGGYLPGAAIRVLS, encoded by the coding sequence ATGAGAACCCGAACTTATGCACTCCCGCTCCTCCTCGCCGTCGCGCTCGGTGCCACCGCGTGCAGCGGCCCGGCCTCGTCGGACGAGGGCTTCGCGAAGAACGGCGCCTTCGCGGTCGCCATCAACTCGGACCCCGGCGATCTGAATCCGTTGACGACGAACATCGTCAATGCGCAGATCGTGGGGGCGTACTCCTACGACTCGCTCCTGTTCGTCGACCCGGAGACGGTGAAGCCCGAGGCCTACCTCGCGGAGAGCTGGACCGAGAGCCCGACCGAGGTCACCTACACGCTGCGTGACGACATCACCTGCGCCGACGGCACGCCGTTCACGGCCGAGACCGCCGCGGCGAATCTGAACTGGATCCTCGATCCGGCCAACGAGTCGCCGAGACGCGAATCGGTGGTGCCCTCCGATGCCACCATCACAGCCGAAGGCAACACCCTCACGGTCACGACCACGTCGCCGCGCCCCTTCATGCTCTACGACCTCGGCAGCCAGCAGATGGTGTGCGACGCCGGTCTCGCCGATCCCACCAGCCTCTCCGCCGGCAGCAACGGCACCGGTCTCTTCCAGATCGATGATGTCGTCGCCGGCGACTCGATCACGCTGACGCGTCGTGACGGGTACGAGTGGGGTCCCAAGGACACGACGAGCACGACCGAGGGCGTTCCGAAGACGGTGACCATCAAGATCGTGCCGAGCCCGTCGACGGCGGCCAATCTGCTGCGTTCGGGCGGGCTCAACGCGGCGGTCGTCAGCGGCAAGGACGAGGAGCGACTGGGCGAGCTGACGTCGATGTCCTCACCGACGATCTCCGGCATGATCATCTACAACCACAACGCCGAGATGCCCACCGCCGACGCCGACGTGCGCAGAGCGCTCACGCAGGCGATCGATCTCGACACCCTCACCGACATCCTCACCGAGGGCAAGGGAGAGCGAGCGAAATCGCTGCTCGGTGAGGAACCGAGCCTATGCAGCTACGACTCGATCGACGGCACGCTGCCGACGTACGACCCTGAGGCCGCTACCGCGGCGTTGGCCGGGGTCAAGGGTGCCGAGATCACTCTCATCTACGACAACAGCACGGCCTCTCGGAGCGCGGCGGCGGAGTACGTCGCTACGCAGTGGGAGGATGCCGGGGTCAAGGTCACCCTCGACGGTGGCGACGAGAACTACGTCCTCGCCAACACCTTCGCCGCAGAGGACCCGACCAAGTGGACGGCCAGCCTCGGCCTGATCCTGCAGTCGGGTACGCCGGCGATCTTCCCCCAGTATCTGAGCGGTCCCGTGCCCCCCGACGGCACCAACTTCGCCGGGATCCAGAACGAGGCCTACGTGGAGGCCGCCACCGCAGCCGCCGACCTGGCGGGCGAGGAGGCGTGCAACACCTGGCGCGACGCCGAGGCCGCGCTGTTCGACGCCGCAGACCTCGTTCCTGTCTCGATGACGCCGTTCAAGATGTACTTCAGCGGGGCGGAGTCGATCATCCGGCCGGTCGGCGGATACCTGCCCGGTGCGGCGATCCGCGTCCTTTCATGA
- a CDS encoding ABC transporter permease, producing MTTTLPRTEALATVRGRRSRSSRGGAVGAFLLRRVIRLFWSVVALVTVVFLMVRMIPGDPVRNALGTNATAAVVEARRESLGLNDPLWQQYLSFWKGLLTGNLGDSFSLNLPVTAILEQRLPATLELAFLSLATVLVVSIPLGIVIAALTRGGRRPGLDVAYTSVSGLVAVIPEFVIGVALVYLFAVQTTLLPVAGRDGANSYVLPVLALSIGLIAGVSRIVRVEALTVFSQDYIRTARAKRMSRGRLYLTHALPNLVTPSLTVGGLVLGSLVAGTVLVETIFSWPGLGLTIVDAVRSKDFPLAQGIVLVYGLIVLVANLLIDIVLVCLDPRSTLKDA from the coding sequence ATGACCACCACGCTGCCCCGGACGGAGGCCCTGGCAACCGTCCGGGGTCGGCGGTCCCGCTCCTCCCGGGGCGGGGCCGTCGGGGCCTTCCTCCTGCGCCGGGTCATCCGCCTGTTCTGGTCGGTGGTCGCGCTCGTGACGGTGGTCTTCCTCATGGTGCGCATGATCCCCGGAGACCCGGTGCGCAATGCGCTCGGCACCAACGCGACCGCCGCCGTCGTCGAGGCTCGTCGTGAGAGCCTCGGGCTCAACGACCCGCTCTGGCAGCAGTACCTCTCCTTCTGGAAAGGGCTGCTGACCGGGAATCTGGGCGACTCGTTCTCGCTGAACCTCCCGGTCACCGCGATCCTCGAACAGCGCCTTCCGGCGACACTCGAACTCGCATTCCTGTCGCTTGCGACCGTGCTGGTGGTCTCGATCCCGCTGGGCATCGTGATCGCCGCGCTGACCCGCGGCGGCCGCCGCCCCGGCCTCGACGTGGCCTACACCTCGGTCAGCGGCCTGGTCGCGGTCATCCCGGAGTTCGTGATCGGTGTCGCTCTGGTCTACCTGTTCGCGGTGCAGACGACATTGCTGCCGGTCGCCGGCCGCGACGGTGCGAACTCCTATGTGCTGCCCGTGCTCGCACTGTCGATCGGGCTCATCGCGGGCGTCTCCCGCATCGTGCGCGTCGAAGCGCTCACGGTCTTCTCGCAGGACTACATCCGCACCGCTCGCGCCAAGCGCATGTCGCGAGGTCGCCTCTATCTCACTCACGCACTGCCGAACCTCGTGACCCCCTCCCTCACCGTCGGCGGCCTCGTGCTCGGCTCGCTCGTCGCCGGCACGGTGCTCGTGGAGACGATCTTCTCGTGGCCGGGACTCGGGCTCACGATCGTGGACGCGGTGCGGAGCAAGGACTTCCCGCTCGCGCAGGGCATCGTGCTCGTCTACGGGCTGATCGTCCTCGTCGCGAACCTCCTCATCGACATCGTCCTGGTGTGTCTCGACCCACGCTCGACGCTGAAGGACGCCTGA